The segment AGATCGTGAGTCGCTTCGACTTCTTCTTCGGGAATCGGAACTCCAAATTCGGGGGCGATCTCGGCGATCATTTCGATCGTCTGTTCAAAGTAGTCCAGCACGTCCGTCCAGAAATGGAAGCGACCGCCCACCCGCAGGGCTTTGGAGAAATTCCGAATACTGGTTTCATTGACAACCCGTCGCTTGCGATGCTTCTTTTTCCACCAAGGATCGGGGAAATAGACATGGACAGCCTCCAGGCTCGCGGCCGCAATCTTCTTCTCGAACAACGGTTCGGCATTGCCACTGATCATAATCGCGTTTGCGACTCCGCCCCTCATCAAACGCCCGGCCGAATGCGACGCGTACTTGCCAATGATCTCGACGCCCAAGAAGTTATGCTCGGGGTGAGCCAACGATTCTGCTGAAATGAATAAACCCTTGC is part of the Rubripirellula reticaptiva genome and harbors:
- the trmB gene encoding tRNA (guanosine(46)-N7)-methyltransferase TrmB; protein product: MPRHQIRSPKSTVDLSPVLRDVEELPDELSSQSMFGNDLPLEIEVGSGKGLFISAESLAHPEHNFLGVEIIGKYASHSAGRLMRGGVANAIMISGNAEPLFEKKIAAASLEAVHVYFPDPWWKKKHRKRRVVNETSIRNFSKALRVGGRFHFWTDVLDYFEQTIEMIAEIAPEFGVPIPEEEVEATHDLDYRTHFERRSIKHQIPVYRVRYEKRF